A DNA window from Maribellus comscasis contains the following coding sequences:
- a CDS encoding SPOR domain-containing protein, protein MKRIITISIVLVIGLAACKTTKQAAQSPYTTDPTTQPKVFSVPTSSTETVTKKEESKAVEEKPVSMRKEQVSFTQQADRVSNEANSFFVIIGSFSQLENAKNYRETLLSEGFTPIILHSETGYYRVCVNSYKNEQEARTRVSQVRQAFPKYSDIWLLIKE, encoded by the coding sequence ATGAAGCGAATAATTACAATTTCAATCGTACTGGTGATAGGTTTGGCGGCATGTAAAACTACAAAACAGGCTGCACAGTCACCTTATACAACCGATCCTACAACTCAGCCAAAAGTGTTTTCGGTGCCAACAAGCAGTACCGAAACAGTTACCAAAAAGGAAGAATCCAAAGCGGTAGAAGAAAAACCCGTTTCGATGCGTAAGGAACAGGTTTCATTTACGCAGCAAGCTGACAGGGTGAGCAACGAAGCCAACTCGTTTTTTGTAATCATTGGCTCTTTCAGCCAATTGGAGAATGCTAAAAATTATCGTGAAACACTTTTAAGTGAAGGTTTTACTCCAATTATTCTTCACAGTGAAACCGGCTACTACCGGGTTTGTGTAAACTCTTACAAAAATGAACAGGAAGCACGTACCCGGGTTTCACAGGTAAGGCAGGCATTTCCGAAATATTCTGATATATGGCTGTTGATTAAAGAATAG
- a CDS encoding deoxycytidylate deaminase, which yields MAKDRKQQLLDQRYLKMAEIWAQNSYCKRRQVGALIVKGKMIISDGYNGTPSGFENICEDENNKTKPYVLHAEANAITKVAKSNNSSDGATLYVTSSPCLECSKLIIQAGIKRVVFTENYRLEDGINLLRRANVEVEQVESDSED from the coding sequence ATGGCAAAAGATAGAAAACAACAACTGTTAGATCAGCGGTATTTGAAAATGGCTGAGATTTGGGCGCAAAATTCTTATTGCAAAAGAAGACAGGTTGGAGCACTTATCGTGAAAGGAAAGATGATTATTTCTGATGGCTACAACGGAACCCCCTCAGGTTTTGAGAATATTTGCGAAGATGAAAACAATAAAACCAAACCTTACGTTTTACATGCGGAAGCTAACGCAATAACAAAAGTTGCTAAATCAAACAACAGCAGTGACGGGGCGACGCTTTATGTTACTTCATCACCATGCCTGGAATGTTCTAAATTGATTATACAGGCAGGAATTAAAAGGGTTGTTTTTACCGAAAACTATCGACTGGAAGACGGTATCAATCTGTTGCGAAGAGCAAATGTAGAAGTAGAACAAGTAGAATCAGATTCAGAAGATTAA
- a CDS encoding S41 family peptidase gives MKRKITLFIPLLVGVSIAIGILIGNMLKNNSHPTLAGMNFSRPNKITTILDLIDQGYVDSVNTSSIVEETIPEILKNLDPHTTYIPARNMQEVQEEMQGNFSGIGVQFSIQEDTVRVIEVISGGPSSKVGILPGDRIVRVNDSTIAGNDVANQTVLNLLRGEKNSKVDVGIIRKGYNEELDFEIIRGDIPIFSIDVSYMIDEQTGFMKISRFAETTYDEYMGGMEKLSDEGAKKVIIDLRQNTGGSLVSVLRMVDELLQKGEPILYTEGDHQPRKTYNASAKATWKDMKIYVLIDEFSASASEIFAGAMQDNDRGIVIGRRSFGKGLVQEQIPLMDGSALRLTVARFYTPSGRCIQSPYDDGNEEYYNNIYKRFHSMEQLVADSVHFADSLKYTTKSGRIVYGGGGIMPDFFVPADTAGNSDYFNKIYRKGLIYTYAYRYADQNRKTLTQFTDADEFDTYLDDHNVLNDFVGYATEQGVKRDSDGLEESGFIIKTQLKAYIARNIIGEEGFYPIIKQIDKTLLRAIEISQQNLLVENLVDNPDSIPAETELQ, from the coding sequence ATGAAAAGAAAGATAACACTATTTATACCCTTATTGGTAGGTGTTTCAATAGCTATTGGAATTTTAATTGGCAATATGCTAAAAAATAATAGCCATCCGACGCTTGCCGGGATGAATTTTAGCCGCCCCAATAAAATTACAACCATACTCGATTTGATTGATCAGGGTTATGTTGACAGTGTAAATACAAGTAGTATTGTAGAAGAAACGATACCTGAGATTTTGAAAAACCTTGATCCGCATACAACCTATATTCCGGCGAGAAATATGCAGGAAGTGCAGGAAGAAATGCAGGGGAATTTTTCAGGAATTGGCGTACAATTTTCTATTCAGGAAGATACCGTGCGTGTAATAGAAGTCATTTCAGGTGGGCCGTCAAGTAAGGTTGGAATTTTGCCTGGAGATCGGATTGTTCGGGTGAACGATTCAACTATTGCAGGAAATGATGTTGCCAACCAAACGGTACTTAATTTATTACGTGGAGAGAAAAATTCGAAAGTTGATGTTGGTATTATTCGAAAAGGCTACAATGAGGAGTTGGATTTTGAAATTATCAGGGGAGATATTCCGATTTTTAGTATAGATGTTTCGTATATGATTGATGAGCAAACAGGTTTTATGAAAATAAGCCGTTTTGCTGAAACTACCTACGACGAATATATGGGAGGAATGGAAAAACTTTCGGATGAGGGAGCAAAAAAAGTTATCATTGATTTGAGGCAAAATACAGGCGGTTCATTGGTTAGTGTACTTCGAATGGTTGATGAGTTACTTCAGAAAGGAGAACCTATTCTTTATACTGAAGGGGATCATCAACCGCGAAAAACCTACAATGCATCGGCAAAAGCTACCTGGAAAGACATGAAGATTTATGTGCTGATCGATGAATTTTCCGCATCAGCCAGTGAGATATTTGCCGGAGCGATGCAGGATAATGATCGTGGAATTGTGATTGGGCGGCGTTCGTTTGGTAAGGGACTGGTACAGGAGCAAATTCCGTTGATGGACGGATCAGCTCTCCGTTTAACGGTTGCCCGGTTTTATACTCCAAGCGGGCGTTGTATCCAAAGTCCTTACGACGACGGCAATGAAGAATATTACAATAATATTTACAAACGTTTTCACAGCATGGAGCAGCTGGTTGCCGACAGTGTACATTTTGCCGATTCATTAAAATATACTACAAAAAGCGGAAGAATTGTTTACGGTGGTGGCGGAATTATGCCCGATTTTTTTGTTCCGGCTGATACGGCAGGAAACTCTGATTATTTTAATAAAATTTACAGGAAAGGTCTTATTTATACCTATGCATATCGTTACGCCGATCAGAACAGGAAAACATTAACTCAGTTTACAGATGCAGATGAATTTGATACCTATCTTGATGACCATAATGTTTTGAATGATTTTGTTGGTTATGCTACGGAACAGGGAGTAAAACGCGACTCCGACGGGCTTGAGGAGTCTGGTTTTATTATAAAAACACAATTGAAAGCATACATCGCCCGCAATATTATTGGTGAGGAAGGCTTTTATCCGATTATAAAACAAATCGATAAAACACTGTTAAGAGCAATCGAGATATCGCAACAAAATTTGTTAGTTGAAAATCTTGTCGATAATCCCGATTCTATTCCAGCTGAGACAGAATTGCAGTAA
- a CDS encoding class I SAM-dependent DNA methyltransferase: MPESNIKLANEFADEYDNSIAKNNWTSPQILFKMIEERLQPKSTILDVGIGTGESSAPFYRAGHSITGVDGSKKMLTKCKSKNIAERLTQINLETESLPFSDKFFDLVISNGVFHLISPLNDIFSEISRVLKYRGYFAFTFENANDTSGYDKIAPETWENKTPTGVFTFKYNTGYISELLQNNGFTEIKQSTFLAFQNKELRKDFYFTAILSQLE, from the coding sequence GTGCCTGAAAGCAACATAAAACTGGCTAATGAATTTGCAGATGAGTACGATAATTCAATTGCGAAAAACAATTGGACCAGCCCGCAAATTCTTTTCAAAATGATTGAAGAAAGACTCCAACCCAAATCTACAATTCTTGATGTCGGGATTGGGACAGGAGAAAGTTCGGCACCGTTTTACCGGGCAGGCCACTCGATTACAGGAGTTGACGGCTCGAAGAAGATGCTGACAAAATGCAAAAGCAAAAACATTGCGGAGAGGCTGACTCAAATTAACCTTGAAACCGAATCGTTACCATTTTCAGACAAATTTTTCGACCTTGTAATTTCCAATGGAGTGTTCCATCTGATTTCTCCTTTAAATGATATATTTTCTGAAATCTCGCGGGTTCTAAAATACAGAGGCTATTTTGCTTTCACTTTTGAAAATGCAAACGATACTTCCGGCTACGATAAAATTGCTCCCGAAACCTGGGAAAACAAAACTCCAACCGGCGTTTTCACCTTCAAATATAACACCGGTTATATCTCTGAACTTTTGCAAAATAACGGATTTACCGAGATTAAACAATCAACCTTTCTGGCCTTTCAAAACAAGGAACTCCGGAAAGACTTCTATTTTACTGCAATTCTGTCTCAGCTGGAATAG
- a CDS encoding sialate O-acetylesterase: MKIKSLLLFTLFFLNISGKSQEKPFDLYLLIGQSNMAGRGTVEARDTIIPERVFTLNKNNKWVPAQDPIHFDKSVAGVGLGRTFGIEMAKTNPEKIIGLIPCAVGGSSIEAWTPGGFHDQTNSYPWDDMEKRLKIALQKGKLKGILWHQGESDSNPEKCKTYSEKLEVLISEVRKLAGDETIPFLAGELGRFKIKENSKKFAKEGISPAKTVVKETKALMKKDNNAAFVSSRGLHHRGDNTHFDSKSYRTFGKRYAEKMTQLQKK, from the coding sequence ATGAAAATCAAAAGCCTTCTTCTTTTTACTCTATTTTTTCTGAATATTTCCGGGAAATCCCAGGAAAAACCATTTGATTTATATTTGCTTATCGGCCAGTCGAACATGGCAGGGCGTGGAACTGTTGAAGCCCGGGACACCATTATTCCTGAACGTGTTTTTACCTTGAATAAAAACAACAAATGGGTTCCCGCGCAAGACCCAATTCACTTTGATAAATCGGTAGCCGGCGTTGGATTAGGGCGAACGTTTGGTATTGAAATGGCCAAAACCAATCCGGAAAAAATTATCGGGCTTATACCCTGCGCAGTTGGGGGTTCATCAATCGAAGCCTGGACTCCCGGTGGTTTCCACGACCAAACCAACTCCTATCCATGGGATGATATGGAAAAACGACTTAAAATTGCCCTTCAAAAAGGGAAACTTAAAGGCATTTTATGGCACCAGGGAGAATCCGACTCAAATCCGGAAAAGTGTAAAACGTACAGCGAAAAGCTTGAAGTCCTTATATCTGAAGTAAGAAAACTTGCCGGAGATGAAACAATCCCCTTTTTAGCAGGAGAATTGGGGCGGTTCAAAATAAAAGAGAATTCAAAAAAATTTGCGAAAGAAGGCATCTCTCCGGCAAAAACCGTGGTAAAAGAAACCAAAGCGCTAATGAAAAAAGATAATAACGCTGCGTTTGTTTCTTCGCGAGGATTGCATCACAGAGGAGACAACACGCATTTCGACTCAAAATCTTACCGCACTTTCGGAAAAAGATATGCCGAAAAAATGACTCAGTTACAGAAAAAATAA
- the nadA gene encoding quinolinate synthase NadA, which yields MEQLVIDQMLEEKGFIEETINPKVKLVDEINQLKKEKNAVILSHFYVEGELQDIADYVGDSLGLAQAAAQTEAEMIVFVGVHFMAETAKIINPSKKVILPDLKASCSLAESAPADKFAEFKAKYPEHKVVTYINATAALKTMSDIVCTSANAKQIVESFPKDQKLIFAPDKNLGNYINSITGREMVLWDGACMVHEQYSVEKIIELMNEHPDAEFIAHPECEKPVLILANHIGSTTSLLKYVQKSDKKKFVVATESGILHQMTKACPDKIFIPAPSADSTCACNDCSYMKLNNLQKLYICLKHEQPEVTLSNEIIEKARIPIQRMLEISK from the coding sequence ATGGAACAATTAGTGATTGATCAGATGTTGGAAGAGAAAGGATTTATCGAAGAAACGATTAATCCAAAAGTGAAACTGGTGGATGAAATTAACCAGCTAAAAAAAGAAAAGAATGCTGTTATCCTCAGCCATTTTTATGTGGAGGGTGAACTACAGGATATTGCGGACTATGTTGGCGACAGCTTGGGCCTGGCACAGGCAGCAGCACAAACCGAAGCAGAAATGATTGTTTTTGTTGGAGTTCATTTTATGGCCGAAACAGCAAAAATCATCAATCCTTCCAAAAAAGTAATTCTTCCCGATTTAAAAGCAAGTTGTTCTTTGGCTGAATCTGCACCAGCTGATAAATTTGCCGAATTCAAAGCCAAATATCCCGAGCACAAAGTTGTAACCTATATTAATGCTACAGCTGCATTAAAAACCATGTCAGACATTGTTTGTACATCGGCAAATGCAAAACAAATTGTTGAAAGTTTTCCTAAAGACCAGAAACTGATATTTGCTCCGGATAAAAACCTTGGCAATTACATTAACAGCATCACAGGTCGTGAAATGGTGCTTTGGGACGGTGCCTGTATGGTACATGAGCAATATTCTGTAGAAAAAATAATTGAATTAATGAATGAACATCCGGATGCTGAATTTATTGCTCACCCTGAATGTGAGAAGCCGGTTCTTATTCTTGCAAATCACATTGGCTCAACAACTTCGCTACTAAAATATGTTCAGAAAAGTGACAAGAAAAAATTTGTTGTTGCAACTGAAAGCGGCATCTTACATCAAATGACAAAAGCCTGCCCCGATAAAATATTTATCCCGGCTCCATCTGCTGATTCAACCTGCGCCTGCAACGACTGCTCTTATATGAAATTAAACAACTTACAGAAGTTGTACATCTGTTTAAAACACGAGCAACCAGAGGTAACGCTTTCAAACGAAATCATTGAAAAAGCCCGGATTCCCATTCAAAGAATGCTCGAAATTTCAAAGTAG
- a CDS encoding BACON domain-containing protein, with translation MRLKYLFPIFIAILALMTSCDDEETVTLLKEIQVSSSYVSIPVDGGSTSITVTAIDSWTVESDIEWLTISSTSGSAGESTLTFSAESALDGRTAELSIQCGDATQRINVVQGLATIASATCQEVIDGPESKTYQVTGVVTAITNTTYGNWYLEDETGSIYIYGTLDEGGNERNFLSWGLEVGDEITVQGPKTVYNGVVELVNVTVVNINKSLVKVDSVQNATLPLDGGEFVAYVTCKGEGLSVEIPDDAKSWLSISSVQTVGTNSVVTFKAEANTEGDRETTLTFSTTDGTKNYTAQTTLSQAGAIIDATIEEFLAAEVGGTKYRLSGVITDISNTTYGNLDIRDFSGETFVYGIEDFQDKDLKVGDIITIVGERSAYHESPQVGNAVLEDVIPVTPVTIAEFLAKPEDSDTYYMITGAISLIDYEPYGNLYLNDGDSEVYVYGCYPGWGATGDDRKGLLAAKGIGVGDTLTVIGIRTSYDGQDQLGYGIYFSHVSAE, from the coding sequence ATGAGATTAAAATATTTATTCCCGATATTTATCGCAATACTTGCCTTGATGACAAGTTGTGACGATGAAGAAACAGTGACATTGCTTAAAGAAATTCAGGTATCGTCATCTTACGTGTCTATCCCTGTAGATGGTGGTTCTACATCCATTACTGTAACAGCTATCGATAGCTGGACAGTAGAAAGCGATATTGAATGGCTGACTATCTCTTCAACCTCTGGCAGTGCCGGAGAATCGACGCTTACATTTTCGGCAGAATCTGCCTTAGATGGTCGCACGGCAGAGCTTTCAATTCAATGTGGAGACGCAACTCAGAGAATTAATGTCGTCCAGGGTTTGGCAACAATTGCATCTGCCACATGCCAGGAGGTTATTGACGGACCTGAAAGTAAAACTTACCAGGTAACCGGAGTTGTTACAGCAATAACCAATACAACCTACGGCAACTGGTATTTAGAGGATGAAACAGGTTCTATTTATATTTATGGTACTCTTGATGAAGGTGGTAATGAGAGAAACTTTTTAAGTTGGGGGCTTGAGGTAGGTGATGAAATTACTGTTCAAGGACCCAAAACGGTTTACAATGGGGTTGTAGAGTTGGTAAATGTAACTGTTGTCAATATCAATAAATCACTTGTAAAAGTTGATTCGGTACAAAACGCAACACTTCCTCTCGATGGCGGTGAATTTGTTGCATACGTTACCTGTAAAGGAGAAGGTCTATCAGTAGAAATTCCTGATGATGCCAAGTCGTGGCTATCCATTTCATCTGTCCAAACAGTAGGAACCAATTCTGTTGTGACATTCAAAGCTGAAGCTAATACTGAAGGAGATCGTGAAACCACTCTAACATTCAGCACTACTGATGGAACTAAAAACTATACAGCACAAACAACGCTGAGCCAGGCAGGAGCTATTATTGATGCAACTATTGAAGAATTCCTTGCTGCTGAAGTTGGCGGTACAAAATATCGTTTATCAGGTGTTATTACCGATATTAGCAACACTACATACGGCAATTTAGATATACGAGATTTCTCTGGTGAAACTTTTGTGTATGGTATTGAAGATTTCCAGGACAAAGATTTAAAAGTGGGTGACATCATTACAATTGTTGGAGAACGTTCAGCATATCATGAGAGTCCGCAGGTTGGAAATGCTGTTTTGGAAGATGTTATTCCTGTTACTCCTGTTACTATCGCTGAGTTTCTGGCTAAACCAGAGGATTCCGATACTTACTATATGATAACCGGCGCAATTTCACTTATTGATTATGAACCGTATGGTAATCTATATTTGAATGATGGCGACAGTGAAGTTTATGTATATGGCTGCTACCCGGGTTGGGGTGCAACTGGCGATGACAGAAAAGGTTTGTTAGCTGCCAAAGGCATTGGAGTTGGTGATACACTAACGGTAATTGGTATAAGGACTAGCTATGACGGACAAGATCAGCTTGGATATGGTATTTATTTCAGCCACGTAAGTGCAGAATAA
- a CDS encoding TonB-dependent receptor, which produces MYNKVFIYLFIYFNSNPISMIKKISFLIVVLIISSATIMQAQVTTSSMSGRVTDAEGAVIGATVIATHTPSGTTYGTVTNVEGRFNLNGMRVGGPYTVQVTFIGYGAHTQNNITLSLGENYVMNVVLSEESLSLDEVLVTAARTKFSNEKTGAVTNITNDQIDNLPTVNRSIMDITRLSPYGGDGMSFAGTDGRTANFTVDGANFNNNFGLSDALPGGGNPISIEAIEELQVVIAPYDVRQTNFIGGGVNAITKSGTNTFKASAYTYHKNENMRGNAVYGQEITGAREKDRNTTYGFTAGGPIIENKLFFFVNAEKAKTPTVANRWRASTDGVADPDNYISRTTEDDLQTVSDFVKNKYGYETGSYTNFPADESNTKLLARIDWNITDKHRLALRYNYTKNTSWRPPNSSSMDGGTRMSEARMSQASMSYANSMYSMDNLVHSFSFDLNSRLSENISNQLLATFSKLDDVRGTNSSEFPFIDILKDDQAYLSLGYELFTWNNGVHNNVWNIKDEITYYLGNHKVVGGIAYEYKMADNSYMRNGTGYYRYRSLDDFLNEETPEIVNLTYGYDGENNPAARVRSNKIGVYVQDDWSVNERFKLSYGLRIDGLIFNNNDLITNQAIKELDYSGRSIDTGEWPSANIIFSPRVGFVWDASGDKSLKVRGGTGLFSGNLPLVFFTNMPSNGGMVQYQAHLNANTEVIDGYTGPYIENNDKKYIDMSQFSGGLVTDANGNANIAALYDKLASLGYPTTISPEDGTLPSSIAGISSDFKMPQVWKTSFAVDYAFPTSFPFSATVEGIFNKTINGVSISDWSIPSVGGFARFNGVDNRPIYPAGYRTGTKAFVLDNTSRGYGWSANITLNAQPTEWLSMMAAYTHTVAKDVTGMPGSNPESAFTYVPTVEGPNNIKLHNSQYTTPDRLVVSLTAHDKSGNHYGIIYEGWRGGANYSYMTVNDINSDGYNYDAIYVPTDEEVTNNEFRFVSADDQTRFMDYVHGNDYLKDQQGKYAEAYSVYSPWVHRVDFNYKHDFSLKAGNNEHKLQLSLDIKNVMNLFNSDWGVAKYLNPEIGSEARILKYEGVDADGVATFSTPASIHGNTKTFTPSYSLGQTWYASIGIKYIFN; this is translated from the coding sequence ATGTATAATAAAGTATTCATTTATTTATTTATTTATTTTAATTCAAATCCAATTTCTATGATTAAAAAAATTAGTTTTTTAATAGTAGTGCTCATTATTTCATCAGCTACTATTATGCAAGCACAGGTAACTACATCCAGTATGAGTGGACGTGTTACTGATGCTGAAGGAGCTGTAATAGGTGCAACGGTGATTGCTACACACACCCCTTCAGGAACAACTTATGGTACTGTAACCAACGTGGAGGGCCGATTCAACCTAAACGGTATGCGTGTAGGAGGACCTTATACTGTACAAGTTACTTTCATTGGATATGGTGCACACACACAAAACAACATTACGTTGAGTTTAGGTGAAAACTATGTAATGAATGTTGTACTCTCGGAAGAATCATTATCATTAGATGAAGTTCTTGTTACGGCAGCCCGCACAAAATTCTCTAATGAGAAAACCGGTGCAGTGACCAATATCACAAACGACCAGATAGATAATTTGCCTACAGTAAACCGTAGCATTATGGACATTACCCGCCTTTCTCCTTATGGAGGTGATGGTATGAGCTTTGCTGGCACAGATGGTCGTACGGCTAACTTTACAGTAGATGGGGCGAATTTTAACAATAACTTCGGTTTAAGTGATGCTCTTCCTGGCGGAGGTAACCCAATCTCGATTGAAGCTATTGAAGAATTGCAAGTTGTAATTGCTCCATACGATGTGCGTCAAACTAACTTTATTGGTGGTGGTGTAAACGCTATTACAAAATCCGGTACAAATACCTTTAAAGCCAGTGCATATACTTATCACAAAAATGAAAACATGCGCGGAAATGCTGTTTATGGGCAGGAAATAACAGGAGCACGCGAGAAAGACCGTAATACAACATACGGTTTCACTGCAGGTGGTCCGATTATCGAAAACAAATTGTTTTTCTTTGTAAACGCTGAAAAGGCAAAAACACCAACAGTTGCCAATCGTTGGAGAGCTTCAACCGATGGTGTTGCTGATCCAGACAATTATATCTCCCGCACAACGGAAGACGACCTTCAGACTGTTTCTGATTTTGTAAAAAATAAATATGGATACGAAACAGGGTCTTACACCAATTTCCCTGCAGATGAAAGCAACACCAAACTGCTTGCTCGTATTGATTGGAATATCACAGACAAACATCGTTTAGCATTACGTTATAACTACACTAAAAACACTTCATGGAGACCTCCTAATTCATCTTCTATGGACGGAGGTACTCGTATGTCTGAGGCAAGAATGTCACAGGCTTCAATGTCATATGCCAACTCGATGTATTCAATGGACAACCTTGTTCATTCGTTCTCTTTTGACTTAAATAGTCGTTTATCAGAAAACATCTCTAACCAATTACTGGCAACATTCTCAAAACTTGACGATGTTCGTGGAACAAATTCTTCTGAATTTCCTTTTATCGATATTTTAAAGGATGATCAGGCATACCTTTCTTTAGGTTACGAGTTGTTTACCTGGAATAACGGTGTTCACAACAATGTATGGAACATTAAAGATGAGATAACTTATTATTTAGGTAATCATAAAGTTGTTGGCGGTATTGCTTATGAGTATAAGATGGCTGATAACTCTTATATGCGTAACGGTACCGGTTACTATCGCTATAGAAGTCTTGATGACTTCTTAAACGAAGAAACACCTGAAATTGTAAACTTAACTTATGGTTATGATGGAGAGAACAACCCAGCAGCTCGTGTAAGAAGTAACAAAATTGGAGTTTATGTTCAGGACGATTGGAGTGTTAACGAAAGATTCAAACTTTCGTACGGTCTTCGCATTGATGGACTTATCTTTAACAATAATGATTTGATTACGAATCAAGCTATCAAGGAACTTGATTATTCTGGTCGCAGCATTGATACCGGTGAATGGCCTTCTGCCAATATCATATTCTCTCCTCGTGTAGGTTTCGTATGGGATGCGTCTGGCGACAAGAGTTTGAAAGTTCGTGGTGGTACCGGTCTATTCTCTGGTAACTTACCACTTGTATTCTTCACAAACATGCCAAGCAATGGTGGTATGGTTCAATACCAGGCACATCTTAATGCTAATACTGAAGTCATTGATGGTTACACTGGTCCTTATATTGAAAATAATGATAAAAAGTATATTGATATGTCACAATTTTCCGGTGGTCTTGTAACGGATGCCAACGGAAATGCTAACATTGCAGCACTATATGATAAATTGGCAAGTTTAGGTTATCCTACAACGATTTCCCCTGAAGATGGAACACTTCCTTCTTCAATTGCTGGTATATCTTCAGATTTTAAAATGCCACAAGTATGGAAAACGTCATTTGCTGTTGACTATGCATTCCCAACATCTTTCCCGTTCTCTGCAACAGTAGAAGGAATCTTCAACAAAACGATAAACGGTGTTTCTATTTCCGATTGGAGTATTCCATCAGTAGGTGGTTTTGCTCGTTTTAACGGTGTTGACAATCGTCCGATTTATCCAGCTGGTTATCGTACCGGCACAAAGGCATTCGTGTTAGACAATACAAGCCGTGGTTATGGTTGGTCAGCCAATATCACTTTAAATGCTCAACCAACAGAATGGCTCAGCATGATGGCTGCCTATACACACACAGTTGCTAAAGATGTAACCGGCATGCCAGGATCTAATCCGGAATCTGCATTTACATACGTTCCAACAGTTGAAGGTCCTAACAACATTAAACTGCACAATTCTCAATACACCACACCCGATCGTCTTGTGGTATCGCTTACTGCCCATGACAAGAGCGGGAACCACTATGGTATTATCTACGAAGGATGGCGCGGTGGAGCCAACTACTCATATATGACGGTTAACGATATTAATAGTGACGGATACAACTACGACGCAATCTATGTTCCAACTGACGAAGAAGTGACAAACAACGAATTCCGCTTTGTTTCAGCAGACGATCAAACTCGTTTTATGGATTATGTGCATGGCAATGATTATTTGAAAGATCAACAAGGCAAATATGCAGAAGCCTACAGCGTTTACTCTCCATGGGTACATCGCGTCGACTTCAACTACAAACATGATTTTTCTCTCAAAGCAGGTAATAACGAACACAAACTGCAACTTAGCCTTGATATCAAAAACGTGATGAACCTCTTCAATTCTGATTGGGGTGTGGCTAAATATTTGAATCCGGAAATTGGTTCAGAAGCTCGTATCCTCAAGTACGAAGGTGTTGATGCTGACGGTGTGGCTACATTTTCTACACCTGCTTCAATCCACGGTAATACTAAAACATTCACGCCAAGTTACTCATTGGGTCAAACCTGGTATGCTTCTATTGGTATCAAATATATTTTCAACTAA
- a CDS encoding PadR family transcriptional regulator: protein MKIENAKAQMRKGVLEYCILLVLDGKPLYASDIIQSLKEAKMIVVEGTLYPLLTRLKNAGLLAYRWEESTQGPPRKYYELTDSGRQFLGELEGSWTELVDAVGKIKNSRA, encoded by the coding sequence ATGAAAATTGAAAATGCAAAGGCACAAATGAGGAAAGGGGTACTGGAATATTGTATCCTTCTTGTCCTTGACGGAAAGCCTCTGTACGCCAGCGATATAATTCAGTCGTTAAAAGAAGCAAAGATGATAGTGGTGGAAGGTACACTGTATCCACTGCTTACCCGACTGAAAAACGCCGGATTATTGGCATATCGCTGGGAAGAATCAACACAGGGGCCTCCCCGAAAATACTATGAATTAACCGATAGTGGAAGACAATTTTTAGGAGAGTTGGAGGGCTCGTGGACTGAACTGGTTGACGCGGTTGGAAAAATTAAAAATAGCAGAGCTTAA